From the genome of Spirosomataceae bacterium TFI 002, one region includes:
- a CDS encoding Outer membrane protein OmpA, with product MLTQINRVIIFIFLISEVAIAQDISGSKDHPLITRFPGSEITHYYERDYNEVNMAIKPAEAEKPPREFLNAAGKHTSIRYNVPEKRTPLEVMRNYELALKKAGAEFVFKCAGGACDGTESWYAAKFFNSVYNNRKGAENSHYFHPFDTFNAEQQYLVAKLPTAEADYLMEIGITKPYEGVTQVMVEVVQQEKMDEGLIVVNADVIKEKMAKDGKIALYGIFFDTGKSEIKSESAKELGIIDEFLKANQNVKLYITGHTDDTGSFETNKKLSEERATAIVNYLVNIHGISVSRLQPLGVGPASPTSTNRSEEGRAKNRRVELVEKLNK from the coding sequence ATGTTGACACAAATAAATAGAGTAATTATTTTTATTTTTCTAATCTCGGAGGTCGCAATTGCCCAAGACATTTCGGGTTCAAAAGACCACCCACTTATTACCCGTTTTCCGGGTAGTGAAATCACGCATTATTACGAGCGAGATTACAATGAGGTAAATATGGCAATAAAACCCGCTGAGGCCGAAAAACCACCTCGGGAGTTTTTGAATGCCGCTGGAAAGCACACATCCATCCGTTACAATGTTCCTGAGAAAAGGACTCCGCTTGAGGTGATGCGTAATTATGAACTCGCTCTGAAAAAAGCGGGAGCAGAGTTTGTTTTCAAATGTGCTGGTGGAGCCTGTGACGGTACAGAATCTTGGTATGCAGCAAAATTTTTCAATTCGGTCTATAACAATCGCAAAGGTGCAGAAAATAGCCATTATTTTCATCCCTTCGACACATTCAATGCAGAGCAACAGTATTTGGTAGCAAAACTCCCCACCGCCGAAGCCGATTACCTGATGGAAATAGGTATTACAAAACCATATGAAGGTGTAACGCAAGTAATGGTGGAAGTGGTGCAACAAGAAAAAATGGACGAAGGCCTCATAGTAGTCAATGCCGACGTGATCAAAGAAAAGATGGCCAAAGACGGAAAAATAGCCTTGTACGGTATCTTTTTCGATACGGGTAAGTCTGAGATCAAGTCAGAGTCTGCCAAAGAACTGGGTATTATTGATGAATTTTTAAAAGCTAACCAAAACGTGAAATTGTACATCACCGGGCATACGGATGACACTGGTAGTTTTGAAACAAACAAGAAATTATCAGAAGAAAGAGCTACAGCAATTGTGAATTATTTGGTCAATATTCATGGTATTTCTGTTAGCAGACTTCAGCCTTTAGGAGTGGGGCCTGCCTCCCCAACTTCTACAAATAGGTCAGAAGAGGGACGTGCAAAAAACCGAAGAGTAGAATTAGTAGAAAAACTTAACAAATAG
- a CDS encoding CHAT domain-containing protein, producing the protein MRPILFLCFLSGYYLLSLPIFGQDISIKKLQEQADSLSNCGYHKQEIEFRKSILAALPKQSVEHNVASVYLQIAEVNQLGLEERHDEAEKEYRHILASYSRMPVKEQRILSLEVNRMKAGYLSQNNKKEEAIILLKYLLRKVKSNSAKAAELNLNIAQLYASQKNYYQAIGYFKKAIDGFEKNGRGNNYETALAFNDLGLAYDYANVEKDMIPSFEKALQIWSTYYKEDAAINSVAYNDFLFVLIDYGDRQKAFEYQRKFEAYMSDYANPLNAKNYINTSPFDAFNALCMYHLSSIRYYDFEFNEAKILEHLSAQEKLFASAPKPWKAKEINVLLSSYDSASYAFYMNEQSEKALAYNKILENLTDDDFYRMKVSANRAMLYYYKFDYAHSLVHNQKALDFLQLLGYKTSYLTLLALKAENLANLGKVEESKHTLNELYELEFDKKISLEKIKKTDFEDRINSSYINILIHSGIAYRKLYEQNGKNKKDLEVMKNFYIVAAQMFQAYYQKGLFNPSLERQLNNIKEGLLFTAVQTPNDKVFLAECINALENASSQHLWKQFTAKYSDNLNIPKSVLNQLNETKIELSYLTQKEEKKEDELKRVSLLENKVKSVENDIAKKYPSFQRFQSAEFDIQNLQNQLEENQVVLNYAVTDSSVFIYKIDKSTIAITYLGDRKEIEEIVKTYYDQIKSINFSFEKNAKVLFQKLIKPLAIKEKENLVIVSENILSYLPFEALLDDKSKPLTLKNNISYANSLKFLILEKNSKSFSFDHLLTGFAPQYTNGVGVTRSENGALIYTGKELESIASTLGNSAIFLNENATKANFLSTLGNSRIHHLAMHSMVNEKDYLYSSLLFQNNEKLHFYELYSLNFPSEMVVLSACNTGVGIYANGEGLMSISRALNYAGVKSTVHSLWQVPDKETAELMSYFYDHLDDGLEKNEALALAKKKFIESNPMKIHPFYWAGFVVNGDISPVSTVNYWKWLLVFLAISGIVVFAYTKLKKNNLA; encoded by the coding sequence ATGAGGCCAATCCTTTTCTTGTGTTTTCTGAGTGGTTATTACCTTTTGTCTCTTCCCATTTTTGGGCAAGATATATCAATAAAGAAACTTCAAGAGCAAGCGGATAGTCTCAGCAATTGTGGCTATCATAAACAGGAAATAGAATTCAGGAAAAGCATTTTGGCGGCACTACCCAAGCAGAGTGTTGAACATAATGTTGCGTCAGTTTATTTGCAAATTGCGGAGGTAAATCAGCTCGGCTTAGAAGAACGCCACGATGAAGCTGAGAAGGAATATAGGCATATTTTAGCAAGCTATTCGCGAATGCCAGTAAAGGAGCAAAGGATACTTTCGCTTGAAGTGAATAGGATGAAAGCGGGGTATTTGAGCCAAAATAATAAAAAAGAAGAAGCAATTATTTTATTGAAGTATTTACTCCGTAAAGTAAAAAGTAATTCTGCTAAAGCAGCTGAGCTCAATCTCAATATTGCTCAGCTATATGCCAGTCAAAAAAACTACTACCAGGCAATAGGCTATTTCAAAAAGGCGATAGATGGTTTCGAGAAAAATGGGAGAGGAAATAATTATGAAACTGCCCTCGCTTTCAATGATTTAGGGCTTGCTTATGACTATGCAAATGTAGAAAAAGACATGATACCGTCTTTTGAAAAAGCATTACAGATTTGGTCCACTTACTATAAGGAAGATGCGGCAATAAACTCAGTGGCGTATAATGATTTCCTTTTTGTATTGATAGATTACGGTGATAGACAGAAAGCCTTTGAGTATCAACGAAAATTTGAAGCCTATATGAGTGATTATGCCAATCCTCTAAACGCTAAAAACTATATAAACACAAGCCCGTTTGATGCATTCAATGCACTGTGTATGTATCATTTGAGCTCCATTAGGTATTATGATTTTGAGTTTAATGAAGCGAAAATCTTGGAGCATCTGTCAGCTCAAGAGAAGTTATTTGCCTCGGCTCCCAAACCATGGAAAGCGAAAGAAATCAACGTCTTACTTTCATCTTACGATAGTGCTTCTTATGCTTTTTACATGAATGAGCAGTCGGAAAAAGCACTGGCTTACAACAAAATACTGGAGAATTTGACGGATGATGACTTCTATCGAATGAAAGTATCAGCCAATAGGGCGATGCTGTATTATTACAAATTTGATTATGCTCATTCTTTGGTTCACAATCAAAAAGCATTGGACTTTTTACAGTTATTGGGCTACAAAACCAGCTACCTCACTTTGCTTGCCTTAAAAGCTGAAAACTTGGCAAACCTTGGAAAAGTGGAGGAATCAAAGCACACCCTAAACGAGCTGTACGAGCTAGAGTTTGACAAAAAAATCTCTCTAGAAAAGATCAAGAAGACTGATTTTGAGGATAGAATAAATTCATCTTATATCAATATCTTAATTCATTCGGGAATTGCTTATCGTAAGCTTTATGAGCAAAACGGAAAGAATAAAAAGGACTTAGAAGTCATGAAGAACTTCTACATAGTGGCAGCTCAAATGTTTCAAGCTTATTACCAAAAAGGCTTATTTAATCCAAGTTTAGAACGCCAACTCAATAATATAAAAGAAGGGCTCTTGTTTACTGCAGTACAAACGCCAAATGATAAAGTGTTTCTTGCAGAATGCATCAATGCATTAGAAAATGCCAGTTCTCAGCACCTTTGGAAACAATTTACTGCTAAATACAGTGATAATCTTAATATCCCCAAAAGTGTTCTTAACCAACTAAATGAGACAAAAATAGAACTCAGCTATTTAACACAAAAAGAAGAAAAGAAGGAAGATGAGCTAAAGCGAGTTTCACTTTTGGAAAATAAAGTAAAATCAGTTGAAAATGATATTGCGAAAAAATACCCGTCTTTTCAACGCTTTCAATCTGCTGAATTTGACATTCAAAATTTACAAAACCAGCTTGAAGAAAACCAAGTTGTTTTGAATTATGCAGTAACGGATTCTTCGGTTTTCATATATAAAATTGATAAGTCGACAATCGCAATAACTTACTTAGGAGATCGAAAAGAAATTGAAGAAATCGTCAAGACATATTATGATCAAATCAAGAGCATCAATTTTTCTTTTGAAAAAAATGCTAAAGTCTTATTTCAAAAGTTAATCAAGCCACTCGCTATAAAGGAAAAGGAGAACTTGGTAATTGTGTCTGAAAACATATTAAGCTATCTTCCTTTTGAGGCACTTTTAGATGATAAATCGAAGCCATTGACACTGAAAAACAATATTTCATATGCCAATTCTCTTAAGTTTTTGATTTTAGAAAAGAACAGTAAATCATTCAGTTTTGATCATCTCTTAACAGGTTTTGCTCCTCAATATACCAATGGGGTAGGAGTAACTCGAAGCGAAAATGGAGCATTGATTTACACTGGTAAAGAGTTGGAATCCATAGCATCCACTTTGGGTAATTCGGCTATTTTTCTAAATGAAAACGCAACCAAAGCAAACTTCCTGAGCACACTTGGGAATAGTAGAATTCATCACTTGGCAATGCATTCCATGGTCAATGAAAAAGACTATTTGTATTCAAGCTTATTATTTCAAAATAATGAGAAGTTACATTTCTATGAATTGTATTCGCTCAATTTCCCCTCGGAAATGGTGGTGCTGAGTGCATGCAATACGGGGGTTGGGATTTATGCCAATGGTGAAGGACTCATGAGTATCTCAAGGGCATTGAACTACGCTGGTGTAAAATCTACGGTGCATAGTTTGTGGCAAGTACCTGATAAGGAAACTGCAGAGTTGATGAGCTATTTCTACGACCACCTGGACGATGGACTTGAAAAAAATGAAGCCCTCGCATTGGCAAAAAAGAAGTTCATAGAATCAAACCCAATGAAAATTCACCCGTTTTATTGGGCCGGGTTTGTTGTAAATGGGGACATTTCGCCTGTATCTACTGTAAACTATTGGAAATGGTTGTTGGTCTTTTTAGCGATATCGGGTATTGTGGTTTTTGCCTACACTAAACTAAAAAAGAATAATTTGGCATAG
- a CDS encoding Head domain of trimeric autotransporter adhesin produces MKKIAILLFAYCSVLNVYGQSTTLTPGSILPNMTTAQRTAVLSPPNGMLVFDSNTQSYWFRQSGAWVELPKGGSTSNYWELNGLGGNELKNTNSGGFWSANPTGLTFASDNISNPSTAPVNGDGTRMMWIPSRSALRVGTVYGNTKSWDADSIGLFSFATGYNTKAKGSFSTAMGYETNASGNFSTAMGGFTTASFTLSTAMGGFTTASGYSSTAMGRNTTASGFVSTAMGEYTTASGEFSTAMGRETAASGDNSIAMGDSTKAIGETSTTMGHNTTARGRASTAMGYNTTASGPSSTSMGRETTASGDNSIAMGDGTEAIGETSTAMGYGTTASGDNSTAMGLYTTASGGSSTAMGSGTTASGRLSTTMGYGTTAKSYAGVALGIFNNISDNPIGNIAAQTDRIFQIGNGVFSSRSNAMTVLRNGNIGLNNIIEPLSTLHIKGSGTDRLGHIVLERSNTTDFSTIYTNQNGLNFENSVAPMNFNFRNNLGVAKAVISNSGYIGALVSTPLAPLHLGNGPSTWERHIRMDFNASTNEYGNIVYDDEGMKFRAWGDGDDFYFRNSLNTSVARINDDGNMTIAGTLTQNSDERLKTNLKKIKNSSVKLNALNAYHYHWKAEDREKGTQTGLIAQEVQKYFPELINEDEEGYLSVNYIGLIPHLIEAHKELKAENEMLKERLQKIEEKLNFDTQTASTK; encoded by the coding sequence ATGAAAAAAATAGCAATACTCCTTTTTGCCTACTGCTCTGTGTTGAATGTTTATGGCCAGAGTACGACGCTAACCCCAGGTTCAATTCTTCCAAATATGACCACGGCACAGCGAACTGCGGTTTTGAGTCCGCCCAATGGCATGTTGGTTTTTGATAGCAATACCCAAAGCTATTGGTTCAGACAGAGCGGAGCATGGGTAGAGTTACCCAAGGGCGGCAGTACCAGCAATTATTGGGAATTGAACGGCCTTGGTGGCAATGAACTTAAAAACACCAACAGTGGTGGGTTTTGGAGTGCGAATCCGACTGGTCTAACATTTGCATCTGATAATATCAGTAACCCATCCACAGCTCCGGTAAACGGAGATGGCACCCGAATGATGTGGATTCCTTCCAGGTCTGCTTTGAGGGTTGGGACCGTGTATGGTAATACGAAGTCATGGGATGCAGATAGTATTGGATTGTTTTCTTTTGCAACGGGATATAATACAAAAGCTAAAGGGAGCTTTTCCACGGCCATGGGTTATGAAACAAATGCAAGTGGAAATTTTTCCACGGCGATGGGTGGTTTTACTACTGCAAGTTTCACTCTTTCCACTGCCATGGGTGGTTTTACTACTGCAAGTGGCTATTCTTCCACGGCCATGGGTCGCAATACTACTGCAAGTGGCTTTGTTTCCACTGCCATGGGTGAATATACTACTGCAAGTGGCGAATTTTCCACAGCCATGGGTAGGGAAACAGCTGCAAGTGGTGATAATTCCATAGCCATGGGTGATAGTACAAAAGCAATTGGCGAAACTTCCACGACAATGGGTCATAATACAACTGCAAGAGGCAGGGCTTCCACAGCCATGGGTTATAATACAACTGCAAGTGGCCCTTCTTCAACATCTATGGGAAGGGAAACAACTGCAAGTGGTGATAATTCCATAGCCATGGGTGATGGTACAGAAGCAATTGGCGAAACTTCCACGGCCATGGGATATGGTACAACTGCAAGTGGTGATAATTCCACGGCCATGGGTCTATATACAACTGCAAGTGGCGGTTCTTCCACGGCCATGGGTTCTGGAACAACTGCAAGTGGCCGTTTGTCTACGACTATGGGATATGGTACAACTGCAAAGTCTTATGCCGGAGTGGCACTTGGAATATTTAATAATATATCTGATAATCCAATTGGTAATATTGCCGCTCAGACTGACCGTATTTTTCAGATTGGGAATGGAGTATTTTCCTCGAGGTCAAACGCCATGACTGTTCTTCGGAATGGTAATATTGGTCTTAATAACATAATTGAACCATTATCCACACTTCATATTAAAGGTTCTGGAACAGACAGACTCGGGCATATTGTTTTAGAACGATCAAACACCACAGATTTTAGTACGATATATACGAATCAAAATGGGCTAAATTTCGAAAATTCTGTTGCTCCAATGAATTTCAATTTTAGAAACAACTTGGGAGTTGCAAAGGCCGTGATTAGTAATAGTGGATATATTGGTGCTCTAGTCTCGACACCTCTTGCTCCTCTTCATTTAGGTAATGGGCCAAGTACCTGGGAAAGGCATATTAGAATGGACTTTAATGCATCTACAAATGAATATGGCAATATTGTTTACGATGATGAAGGAATGAAGTTCCGAGCCTGGGGAGATGGAGACGATTTCTATTTCAGAAATTCACTTAATACGTCTGTTGCTCGCATAAACGATGATGGTAACATGACCATCGCCGGCACCCTCACTCAAAACTCCGACGAACGCCTTAAAACCAATCTTAAAAAAATTAAAAATTCATCTGTCAAACTAAATGCCTTAAACGCCTATCACTACCACTGGAAAGCCGAAGACAGAGAAAAAGGTACTCAAACTGGCCTTATTGCTCAAGAGGTTCAAAAGTATTTTCCAGAGCTGATAAATGAAGATGAAGAAGGGTACCTGAGTGTCAATTACATCGGTCTTATTCCTCATTTGATAGAAGCTCATAAGGAATTGAAAGCTGAGAATGAAATGCTCAAAGAGCGTTTACAAAAAATTGAAGAAAAATTAAATTTTGATACTCAAACTGCTTCTACGAAATGA
- a CDS encoding CHAT domain-containing protein has translation MKEFVIAVLLFLSLYSCIQSDADSTQDVVAFSPENEVLKTKKDNILTLADAYELDSATALLTSIDSSKLDDPLSKGIYFYLDGYILDYREKFVESIAQYQKAIKIFESNGLQNSLELGLTYNDLAYVYNEVSLESEALKSYKTAFDIIWKNHQNDPSEVASISNNYLGALVAYGDKAKVKASLQLTEGYFDKYLSNESGFLPKNEIEKFDLLSIYYLGVIKSSNLIFDESNLRFYLHKMESLFENTKGIDKSGFYNRLVYSYDYAGYAYLKNKKYKACEEVFQKMKQLAKSPTEQMKARSNFAALYLQSGQYVKAEQAYSESLKLTSFGEDDINYLMLQAAKAWMVSKQARHSEAVKLITKMWDRLGFEKTKLALIKLEEIGEVNSTRWMFILNTSSEIFRKNYRSKAADENELLIAKNMAMLGAEMFQKYYQKEAFNADLNEINNVNREQLLSVLATESYGNLEQGLSLLENNTSLHLWKSFLAKNEDILNIPSELIQARNQLAISNLQSDSVPQVFSKLEEIQAKIEKTTSGFEQNKHRQITLSVLQKKIQPSEAIIRFIYAQENVYAIYLTNQDLKLFEIGSVMHVDSLAKEHYHNLQSIDKSYSETAKSLFELLFKKIPLGTPKRLTVIAENGLLNIPFETLISPSGEPLGLAFPIRYSHSFHFENATTANPKWSVDNRLIAFAPSYADRKSNSLENLENTFEEISEISTVFDGEFLEGDKATKKAFIGGLTDFTIQHLAMHAVIDSAVYEDSKLVFANNESLKFKEIYALNLPAELVTLSACNTGIGTYHSGEGLMSLSRALVYAGTHAVVHSLWRVPDEETAELMGYFYQNLNQGLSKDMALQQAKQRFVSNNPLKVHPYFWAGFVLNGDPKPLKNALPIYWLAVALIITVAIGFYIFWRRRRALEFQTELPSAR, from the coding sequence GTGAAAGAGTTTGTTATAGCGGTTCTATTATTTTTGAGTTTATATTCTTGCATCCAAAGTGACGCTGATTCTACGCAAGATGTTGTTGCTTTTTCACCCGAAAATGAAGTTTTAAAAACGAAAAAAGATAATATTCTAACATTAGCAGATGCTTATGAGTTAGATTCTGCAACCGCTTTATTGACTTCGATAGATAGTAGTAAACTAGATGATCCATTGTCAAAAGGCATTTACTTTTACTTAGATGGATATATTTTAGACTACCGAGAAAAGTTTGTAGAAAGCATTGCTCAGTATCAAAAAGCAATAAAAATATTTGAGAGCAATGGCCTACAAAACTCCTTAGAACTAGGCCTGACTTATAATGACCTTGCCTACGTTTACAACGAAGTTTCACTTGAATCAGAGGCTCTAAAAAGCTATAAAACAGCTTTCGATATCATCTGGAAAAACCATCAAAACGATCCCTCCGAAGTGGCAAGTATTTCCAATAACTACCTTGGAGCATTGGTTGCTTATGGAGATAAAGCTAAAGTAAAAGCGTCGCTACAGCTGACAGAGGGCTATTTTGATAAATACTTGAGCAATGAATCCGGTTTTTTACCTAAAAACGAAATTGAAAAATTCGATTTACTAAGTATTTACTACTTGGGAGTGATAAAATCTTCCAACCTCATATTTGATGAAAGTAATCTCAGATTTTATTTACACAAAATGGAAAGCCTTTTTGAAAATACGAAGGGGATAGATAAGTCTGGGTTTTACAATAGATTGGTTTATAGCTATGATTATGCTGGCTATGCGTATCTCAAAAACAAAAAATATAAAGCATGTGAGGAGGTTTTTCAAAAAATGAAGCAATTGGCGAAGTCTCCTACTGAGCAAATGAAAGCTCGTTCCAATTTTGCAGCTTTATATTTACAAAGTGGGCAATATGTCAAAGCAGAACAGGCGTACTCCGAATCTCTGAAACTAACAAGCTTTGGTGAAGATGATATCAATTATTTGATGCTTCAAGCCGCTAAAGCTTGGATGGTTAGTAAGCAAGCTAGGCACTCGGAAGCTGTTAAATTGATAACGAAAATGTGGGATAGACTGGGCTTTGAGAAAACAAAACTCGCCCTTATTAAGCTTGAAGAAATAGGTGAGGTGAACAGTACCAGGTGGATGTTTATACTGAATACGAGTTCTGAGATTTTTCGGAAGAATTACCGTTCCAAAGCAGCTGATGAAAACGAGTTATTAATTGCAAAAAACATGGCAATGCTTGGAGCTGAAATGTTCCAGAAGTATTATCAAAAAGAGGCTTTCAATGCTGATCTGAATGAGATAAATAATGTGAATAGAGAGCAATTATTGAGTGTGCTGGCAACAGAAAGCTATGGTAATTTAGAACAAGGATTAAGCCTTTTGGAAAACAACACTTCTCTGCATCTTTGGAAATCATTTTTGGCTAAAAATGAAGACATTCTTAATATACCAAGTGAATTGATTCAAGCTAGGAATCAGTTGGCTATTAGTAATTTACAAAGCGATTCTGTGCCTCAGGTTTTCAGTAAATTGGAGGAAATTCAAGCAAAAATTGAAAAAACAACTTCTGGTTTTGAACAAAACAAACACCGTCAGATTACATTATCGGTTTTGCAGAAAAAAATACAACCTAGCGAAGCCATAATTAGGTTTATTTACGCCCAAGAAAATGTCTACGCAATTTATCTTACAAATCAGGACCTTAAACTTTTTGAAATAGGCTCTGTAATGCATGTTGATTCATTAGCAAAGGAACACTATCACAATCTTCAAAGCATAGATAAATCGTACAGTGAAACTGCGAAATCGCTTTTTGAATTATTATTTAAGAAAATCCCATTGGGTACTCCAAAGCGGCTTACAGTTATTGCAGAAAATGGACTTTTGAATATCCCATTTGAGACCTTAATTTCTCCATCAGGCGAGCCTTTAGGATTAGCATTTCCTATCAGGTACTCTCACTCTTTTCATTTTGAGAACGCAACAACTGCAAACCCAAAATGGAGTGTTGACAATCGCTTAATAGCATTTGCACCTTCCTATGCAGACAGAAAGTCAAACAGTCTTGAAAACTTGGAAAATACTTTTGAAGAAATCTCTGAGATATCTACTGTTTTTGATGGAGAGTTTTTAGAAGGTGACAAGGCAACAAAAAAAGCATTTATCGGGGGATTAACGGACTTCACAATTCAGCATTTGGCAATGCATGCTGTTATAGATTCAGCAGTTTATGAAGATTCAAAATTAGTATTTGCCAATAACGAATCGCTTAAATTTAAAGAGATATATGCTCTTAATTTACCTGCAGAGCTTGTAACACTTAGTGCATGTAATACAGGAATAGGAACATATCACAGCGGTGAAGGACTCATGAGCTTATCGAGGGCCTTGGTCTATGCCGGTACTCACGCTGTAGTTCATAGTTTATGGCGTGTACCAGATGAAGAAACAGCTGAACTTATGGGTTATTTTTATCAAAATCTAAATCAGGGTTTAAGTAAAGATATGGCTCTTCAACAAGCCAAGCAAAGGTTTGTAAGTAACAACCCACTCAAGGTTCACCCTTACTTTTGGGCTGGGTTTGTTCTAAACGGTGACCCAAAACCGCTAAAGAATGCATTGCCGATTTATTGGCTAGCGGTAGCGTTAATAATAACTGTAGCTATCGGTTTTTACATTTTTTGGAGAAGAAGGCGTGCCTTGGAATTCCAAACAGAATTACCATCTGCGAGGTGA
- a CDS encoding RNA polymerase sigma factor, sigma-70 family, which yields MNEETTLREGKESAQLAFYDKHKVEFLRFAQKYNMPNEDLIEVYQDACLVVFENAVKGKLEALKSSLKTYLFGVGKFLIYKRFKELQKQSSIAINEEWSESYFDPFAADENSDKIGLIKSGLQKLGKKCREVLKLYYFEEKELDDIMIIMNYDSKNVLKSQKSRCLKQLKEIMLHNE from the coding sequence TTGAACGAAGAAACTACGCTGAGGGAAGGAAAAGAAAGTGCTCAACTTGCATTTTATGACAAGCATAAGGTAGAATTTCTTCGCTTTGCTCAAAAGTATAATATGCCCAATGAGGACTTGATTGAGGTTTATCAAGACGCTTGTTTGGTTGTTTTTGAAAATGCAGTAAAAGGCAAACTAGAGGCCTTGAAAAGCTCACTAAAAACTTATCTCTTTGGAGTAGGTAAGTTCTTGATATATAAGAGATTCAAAGAACTTCAAAAACAAAGTTCAATTGCAATAAACGAAGAATGGAGCGAAAGCTATTTTGACCCTTTTGCAGCTGATGAAAATAGCGACAAGATTGGACTGATAAAATCAGGCCTTCAGAAGCTAGGTAAAAAATGTAGAGAGGTGCTAAAGCTATACTATTTTGAAGAAAAAGAGCTTGATGACATTATGATAATAATGAACTATGATTCTAAAAATGTATTGAAAAGTCAAAAATCACGCTGCCTAAAGCAACTCAAAGAAATAATGCTTCACAATGAATAA
- a CDS encoding Carboxypeptidase C (cathepsin A), translating to MLKSFSILVLFLSSILNLAAQKKQFLPIDSTVVTKHSATINGKTFAYTATTGFQPVWDENGQPIASLYYTYYKREDVKNIGERPLLFSFNGGPGSASVWMHLAYTGPMVLNIDDEGYPVQPYGYKENPYSILDVADVIYINPVNTGYSRTIPMDGKDVKKEKFFGINADIEYLADWLNTFVTRSGRWTSPKYMIGESYGGTRVAGLAYKLQQNAWMYLNGIIMVSPADYKIYGTDAPLASALNLPYFTAAAWYHKMLPANLQSQDLEAILPAAEDFTINELSPALTMGGFISPEKKNEIAEKMSRYTGLSKKVILQNNLDIATSLFWKELLRDRDGYTIGRLDSRYLGIDKSDGGTRTDFNPELTSWLHSFTPAINEYIRKELNFKTDLQYNMFGNVGSWNRDNDNTRDNLRQALAQNPYMKVLYQAGYYDGATNYFNTKYSMWQLDPSGKLKDRLSFKGYRSGHMMYLRKEDLKTANDDIRNFILSTNSNGKSAKY from the coding sequence ATGCTAAAGAGCTTTTCAATCCTTGTTTTATTTTTGAGTTCAATTCTGAACCTTGCCGCACAAAAAAAGCAATTCCTTCCGATAGATAGCACAGTTGTAACGAAGCATTCTGCAACTATTAATGGAAAAACATTTGCTTATACTGCAACTACTGGTTTTCAGCCGGTGTGGGATGAGAATGGGCAGCCAATCGCTTCGCTTTATTATACGTATTACAAAAGAGAAGATGTTAAAAATATAGGGGAGCGTCCATTGCTTTTTTCATTTAATGGTGGACCTGGCTCAGCTTCTGTATGGATGCATTTGGCTTATACAGGACCAATGGTTTTGAATATTGATGATGAAGGTTATCCTGTGCAGCCGTATGGTTACAAAGAAAATCCTTATTCTATTCTCGATGTAGCGGATGTGATTTATATTAATCCGGTGAACACCGGGTATTCACGTACGATTCCGATGGATGGTAAAGACGTGAAAAAAGAGAAGTTTTTCGGCATCAATGCCGATATAGAATATTTGGCCGACTGGTTGAATACTTTCGTAACTCGTTCTGGCAGATGGACCTCTCCCAAATACATGATTGGCGAAAGTTACGGTGGTACACGCGTGGCAGGTCTTGCCTATAAGCTTCAGCAAAATGCTTGGATGTATCTCAATGGAATCATCATGGTTTCTCCTGCAGATTATAAGATCTATGGCACGGATGCACCTTTGGCATCAGCACTTAATCTGCCTTATTTCACGGCTGCAGCTTGGTATCACAAGATGTTACCAGCAAATCTCCAATCCCAAGACTTAGAAGCAATCTTGCCAGCTGCAGAGGATTTTACAATCAATGAGCTTTCTCCTGCTCTTACCATGGGTGGTTTTATTTCGCCTGAAAAGAAAAACGAAATAGCAGAGAAAATGTCGCGTTATACGGGTCTGTCGAAGAAGGTAATTTTACAAAACAACTTGGACATTGCTACTTCCTTGTTTTGGAAAGAGCTATTACGAGATCGCGACGGTTACACCATAGGGCGATTGGATTCTAGGTATTTAGGAATTGATAAAAGCGACGGAGGAACAAGAACAGATTTCAACCCAGAGCTTACTTCATGGTTACATTCATTTACTCCGGCAATCAACGAATACATTCGCAAAGAGCTAAATTTCAAGACTGATTTGCAGTACAATATGTTTGGCAATGTGGGGTCATGGAATCGTGACAACGACAATACTCGCGACAACCTTAGACAAGCTTTGGCACAAAATCCATACATGAAAGTATTGTATCAAGCAGGTTATTACGACGGAGCGACCAACTATTTTAATACCAAATACAGTATGTGGCAGCTTGACCCAAGCGGTAAACTGAAAGACCGATTGAGTTTCAAAGGCTATAGAAGTGGACACATGATGTATCTTCGAAAAGAAGATCTAAAGACCGCAAACGACGATATTCGCAATTTTATCCTTTCGACTAATAGCAATGGCAAGTCGGCGAAATATTGA